GTTTTGCCTGATATTAAATACGATTTCGAGCAAAATTACGATGCTTGGATGTTGTTTTTTAACTCTATAGATTTGAATAGTAAGCTTCCTGAATTGCCAAAAATAAAATCAGAACAAGAAAAAATTTATCTAGCAGGTAAGAATATCTTTAACGATTATTTTACCATCCAAAGTAGCGAGATTAGATTAGCGAAATATCAGGTTTATGCTCCATTTAATGGCTCCTTTTCTCAAGTTTATTTTCAAGAAGGTTCTATTGCAAACCCCGGAACACGTGTTGCATCAATAATCCGAACAGATTTATTAGAACTGGAAGTTTCTATTCAGGTAGAAGATGTTAAGTGGCTCAAAAAAGATATGTCTGTAGATTTATTGATGAATAATAAAAAGATAGGAAGCGGAAAAGTGAGTCGTATTTCTGATTTTGTAGATGTTGAATCTCAATCGGTTTTGGTTTATGTTAATGTCCCTAATTCAAACAATCAGAAACTGTACGAAGGCATGTATTTAGATGCTCGTTTTTACGGATTTAAGTTAAATAATGTGATGAAAGCCCCAAGGGCAGCGGTCTTTAATTTTGATGAAGTATATTTGGTTAAAGATAATAAGCTTCATAAAACTCGTGTAAACATAGTTAAAGTTGAGCAAGAGAATCTATATATCTCCGGTTTAGAAGAAGGTGGTTTGTTAGCGGTTGACCTACCTTTAAGTGCTATTGATTTGATGGATGTGCGCACTCAAGAAATGAAAAAATAAATTCCTATTGAATTTTTATTATGAGAAGATTAATTAGTGCATTTGTAAAATATCCTTTTTACGCAAATCTGATTGTTGCAACATTTTTAATTGCGGGTTTGTTTAGCATGTCCAATATGAAAAAATCGTTTTTCCCCGAAAGAGAAACGACAACAATAATGGTAAATGTTGCTTATCCCGGAGCATCTCCAAAAGAAATGGAAGAAGGGGTTACAACACGTATTGAAGAAGCTTTACGTGGTTTAGTAGGGATTAAAGAAATTACTTCCACATCATCTGAGAATTTTGCCAGTGTTCATGTAGAAACAACGGGAAAATACGATATAGATATTACACTTGCAGAGGTGAAAAATGCTGTTGATGGTATTAGCTCATTTCCTGTTGATGCAGAAAAGCCCATTGTTTTTAAGCGTCGTTCAAGTACACAAGCAGCATTTTTAGGTTTAAGTGGTGATGTTGATTTACTCACGCTTAAAAAAATGGCTGACAAAATAGAAACAGATTTTTATAATTCGGGTATTATTTCGCAACTTAGTGTTAGTGGATATCCCGATCTTGAAATTTCTGTTGAAATATCAGAGACAAATTTATTGCGTTACAATCTCAGCTTTGCTGAAATAACCAATGCTATTCGTAATAATAATCAAGATTATTCTGCCGGTTTATTGCGTAATGATAAAGAGGAAATTCTTATTCGTTCTCGTCAACGTAGTGTCGACCCTAATAAAATTGCAGATATTATTATTCGTGCTAAAGCTGATGGAAGTAAGATTCGTATTCGTGATGTAGCTACAGTAAAACTACAATTTGCCGAAACGCCCAAACAAACAGTAATGAATGGAAAGCGTTCCATCTCTTTTAATGTGAGTAAATTAGGCGATGAGGATTTAGAAGAAATAACACAATATCTTAGAGGATATGCTAAAGAATTTAATGAAACTCACTCTAATGTTGAGCTTAAAATTACTTTCGATTTTTTAAGCCTTTTACTTAGTCGCTTAGATCTGTTGTATAGAAATGGTTTAATGGGCTTGATATTAGTATTTATTACTCTGAGTTTATTCTTAAATGTTAGATTATCGATTTGGGTTGCCTGGGGTGTGCCTGCCGCTTTCTTAGGAATGTTTATTGTTGCCAGTCTTATGGGTATTACCATAAATATGATGTCGCTCTTTGGAATGATATTGGTTATAGGTATTCTGGTAGACGATGGGATTGTTATAGCGGAAAATATATTTGCTCATTTTGAGATGGGAAAATCTCCGATGAAGGCAGCTGTGGAAGGTACTCTAGAGGTAGTGCCTGCAATTGCTACTTCTGTTGCAACTACCGTGGTGGCCTTCACGCCTTTATTTTTGCTTACGGGAAGAATGCAGATATTATACGAAATGGCTTTTGTCGTGGTAGCCAGTCTAATATTCTCTCTATTTGAAGCTTATTTTGTATTGCCAGCTCACTTGTCAAATCATAAAGTGTTGAAGAGATATGTGTCGGAAGATGGAAAAGATACAACACCTTGGATACGTAGAAAACTTAATTTTTTAATTCATATACTTCGCGATAAGATTTATGGTAAGGTCTTAAAATTTATGATCGAATGGAAATGGCTGTCCTTAGGATTACCCATTTCTGCAGTTATGGTTACCATAGGTTTATTTCAGGGAGGATTTATTAATTATACCTTTTTTCCTGCAATGGAGTTTGATCAAATTAATGTAGAAATTGCTTTTAAGCCCGGCTCTGGCGAAAAAAAGACTTTAGAAACACTTCAGCATTTTGAAGATGTTATGTGGGAAATCAATCAAGAGTTGATGGATGAATATGCCGACACTAACAATTTTGTAAAATATACTTTTGTGAATTTGGGAAGTGCATTTAATGGAACTGAATCCGGATCTCATGCAGGCTCTTTGATGATAAGCTTTCGCGATATGGAAACTTCAGCAATTTCTACATCTCAAATTTCGCAGCGTTTACGCGAAAGAATCGGAAAATTTCAGGGTGCTGAAAAATTAAATATTGGAGGTAGAAACCGTTGGGGAAGCCCCGTTTCTATCAGTTTATTGGGAAAAAATTTAAAAGAATTAGAACAAGCGAAAAATTTTCTAAAAACAGAGCTAAAAGCCTTTGACGAACTTAAAGATATTACCGAAAATACTTCTGTAGGTAAGAGAGAAGTACAACTTAAATTAAAGCCTAAAGCTTATTTTTTAGGTTTATCTCAAGCGGATATTGTAAATCAATTACGTTATGGGTTTTTTGGTGGACAAGCTCAGCGTATGCAATCCGGTAAGGATGAAATTCGTGTCTGGGTTAGGTATCCGCAATCAGACCGTTTAAACCTCGGACAGCTTGAAAATGTGAAGATTAAAACTTTTGCTGGAGAATATCCTTTAATGGAATTGGTAGATTATACTATCACTCGCGGTCCTGTGAGTATTAAACATTATAATGCAGCAAGAGAGGTTCGTGTAGATGCAGAAATGTCTGATTTGTATGCTCCTGTTCCTCCTGTTATAAAACGAATAAATGAAACGGTTATTCCAAGATTAGAAGCTAATTATCCGGGTGTATCTGTATTGTATCAGGGGCAACAGCGAGATAGTAATGATGCAAAGGGAGAGATGATTAAGTATTTTGCAATAGCTTTCCTTTTAATGGTTATCATTATTATGATTCACTTTAAATCCTTCTCTCAGAGTTTTATTATTATTCTAATTATCCCTTTGGGTTGGTTAGGAGCAATTTGGGGACATGGTTTAGAAGGTCATGCCGTTTCTATGTTAAGTGCTTGGGGAATGGTTGCTCTTTCCGGAGTTATTATTAACGACTCTGTTGTTTTCTTGGCAAGATATAACGACCTTTTGTTGAAGGGATATCGTATTAAAGAAGCTGTTTATCAAGCGGGAATCTCTCGCTTTAGACCTATACTTTTAACAACTATCACAACAGTTGTAGGTCTGTATCCTCTAATATTAGAGAAAAGCTTTCAAGCTCAGTTTCTAATTCCTATGGCTATTTCATTAGCTTATGGAGTACTTTTTGGTACAGGATTTATTTTAGTATTTTTCCCTCCTTTAATTTTAGTATTGAATGAATTAAAGCGTCACTATATTGGATTTAAAAGGGTAATAGGTAGACTTGCCGGTGGTAAAAAAGTATTTGATGGTACTTTACTGCCGGATGAATTAGAAGTAGAGCCATCGGTTCGCGATAGTAAACGAATAATAGAATAATAATGAAATATACAAAAATAATAATACTATCATTGATTTTGGTTTTTGGTTCAAATGTGCTAAAAGCCCAAAAAGGCGAAGCTTTAAGTTTAAAAGACGCAATTGATATAATGCTCGAAAAGAATTTCGATATTCAAATTGTAGAGAAAAATCTGGAAAGTGCTAAGTTGAACAATAATTTGGGCTCAGCAGGTTTTTATCCGATGGTTGATATTGGCGCAAGCCAAACTAATCGTTATGATAATACAAAAGCAGTTGTTACAACAAATAGTCGAGACGAATATGTGAGTAATAGCATCAGACCATACGCTCAATTAAATTGGACGCTGTTTAATGGTTTTTCTGCACGTATCTCTAAAGCTAAATTTGAGCTTTTGGAAAATCTATCAGAAGGTAATGTGGCTTTGGTTGTCGAGAATAAAATTCAGGCCGTTGTTTTAGCATATTATCAGGCTTTACTTAATATGGAAAAACTCACTACTATTGAGAAAGTAAAGAAACTGTCGCGTGATAGATACGATTATGTACAGACCAAACAAAGCTTTGGTAGTGCGGTAAGTTATGATGTGTTGCAAGCTCAAAATGCTTTTCTAAGTGATTCAACAACTTACCTTTTACAACAGTTGGAGCTTAAGAAGTCGTTACTGAATTTGAATCTTTTATTAGGTGTTGATAAGGCAAGTAAGTTTTATTTAACCGATGATTTTACGGTTTTGGAAACCGATTATGATTTTGCTACCGTAGAAGCACAAATGTTAAGTAATAATAAAACGATTGCTAATCAGTATATAAATCAGGAAATATTAAAAAAGAATATTGATTTTTCTCGTACTGCACTATATCCAAGTTTAAGACTTTCGAGTGGAACAGATTATGCTAATTCTGGAATGAATTACGTGAGTTTACCACGAAGTACTTCTTATTCTTACGATTTCTATGCAAATTTCTCTTTGAGTTTTAATTTGTTTAATGGAGGAAGAACGAGAAAGGCAATTCAAGCAGCACAGATTCAAGAAGAAATTGGTAAGTTAGGGATTGATCAGATGAAGCAGAGCTTATCAAATGCTATGGTAACGATTTTTGAAATGTATAGTATTCGAAAACAGCTTTTAAGTGTAGCCGATTTATCACTTGAGAAAGCAAAGCTGAATTTGGAATTATCTACTGAACGATTTAAAAGCGGAGCTATTAACTCATTCAATTTCAGGGATATTCAATTGATTTACATCAATGCGGAATTTAATCGTTTAGAGGCTGTTTATAATTTACTTGATGCCAATACTGAGATTTTACGCTTAAGTGGTAGCATTATTTCCGAATTTGACTAAGTTTTATTGTACCTTTATCGGATGAATATTAAATTAAATATCGTCCTATTATTTGTTGTGGGCTTTTCGTTTACAATTTTTGCACAAACTGAAGTTAAAACTGATAATCAAGAGAAGAGAAGCATTAATCGAGTGCTTGATTCTTGGCACGAACGTGCCTCTGTTGCCGATACAACTTATTTTGAAATGTTTGCCGATGATGCAATGTATTTAGGTACTGACGTAAAAGAAATATGGACGGCAAAAGAGTTTGAAGATCTTTACATGAGCTATTTCAAGAAAGGTAATGCTTGGAATTTTAAAAAGAAAGACCGCAATGTTTATTTGGGAAGTTTTGGGAATTACGCTTGGGTAGATGAGAGTTTGGATACTTGGATGGGCCTTTGTCGTGGAACTGCTGTTATGGAAAAGAATTCTGATGGACAATGGCGGATCAAGCATTATAGCCTTACGGTTTTAGTTCCAAATGATGTGATAACCGATTATGTAAAATTGCTTAATCGCGATGAGTAGTTTTTGCAGCCTGTTTGGCTAAAAGTATAAAATCTTCAACATCTAATTGCTCTGCTCTCTTGCTTAGGATTAATTTATATTCCTCAGACCACTCTTTGGAGCCCATACTCTTTAGAGCATTTCCAAGGGTTTTCCTCCGCTGATTAAAAGCTGTTTTTACCACCATTTTAAAAAGAGCTTCGTCACAATCTAATTTTTCAATATTATTTCTACGTAATCTTATAACTCCTGATTTTACTTTTGGTGGGGGATTGAAAACATCTTCATTTACGGTAAACAGATATTCAATATCATAATAAGCCTGAAGTAGAACACTTAAAATCCCGTATTTTTTGCTTCCGGGTTTTGAGGCAATACGTTCTGCTACTTCTTTCTGAAACATACCAACAACTTCTGTTATTTGCTGACGATATTCGTAAGTCTTAAAAAGAATCTGATTGGAAATATTGTAAGGGAAATTCCCTATAAGTGAAAACTGTTTTGGGAATAAATTTTTTAGTTTAAAGTGTAAAAAATCAGCTTCAATAATTACCTTTTCCATTCCTTCAAAATTATGTAGTAAATAATTTACCGATTCGGTATCTATCTCTATAATTTTGAAATTCGGGAATTTTTTATCTAAAATATATTGAGTTAGCACTCCCGTTCCGGCACCAATCTCAAGTAAATTTTCTGTCGACGGATTTATTGCATCTACAATAGCACGAGCAATGGCTTTATCGATTAAGAAATGCTGCCCGAGATGCTTTTTTGGTTTTACATAATCCGTCATATTTTAAGCCTAATTTATAATATCAAATCTTGTATAAGGTTGTAATGCTTTAGGGATTTTGATGCCATCTTCGGTTTGATTATTTTCAAGTAAAGCAGCCATAATACGAGGCAATGCCAAAGCACTTCCGTTTAAAGTATGTGCTAACTTATTTTTGCCTTTTTCATCTTTAAAACGAAGTTTCATACGATTAGCTTGGTAGTTTTCAAAGTTAGAAACAGAGCTAACCTCTAACCAGCGCTTTTGAGCTGTTGAATAGACTTCAAAGTCGTATGTAAGAGCAGCGGTAAAACTTACATCACCACCACAAAGACGTAAAACACGATAGGGCAATTCTAATTTCTCTAAAAGTGAAGCAACATGAGCACGCATAACTTCCAAAGTCTCGTAAGATTTATCCGGATGTTGTATTTGAACAATCTCTACTTTTTCAAATTGATGTAAACGATTTAATCCGCGAACATCTTTACCATAGGATCCTGCTTCGCGGCGAAAGCAAGAAGAAAAAGCAACATTTTTCTTGGGCAATTCTGTAGCTTTTAAAATTACATTGCGATACATATTGGTTACAGGAACTTCTGCCGTTGGTATTAAATATAAATTATCAACTCCAACAAAATACATCTGACCTTCTTTATCGGGTAGTTGTCCTGTTCCATAGGCAGAATCTTCGTTTACCATTAAAGGAGGAAGAACTTCATTATAACCTGCATCAATAGCTTCGTCCAAGAAGAAATTAA
This sequence is a window from Bacteroidales bacterium. Protein-coding genes within it:
- the serS gene encoding serine--tRNA ligase, which encodes MLTIQFIKGNPQEVVERLKIKNFDASKLVEEIIELDDKRKETQKKLDDILSESKSIAKEIGILFKQGKADEANVLKAKTGELKEQSKIFGELLSGTENALLDKQLLLPNLPHKSVKPGKSDTDNEIIEKQGVIPELYENAVPHWELTSKYDLIDFELGTKLTGAGFPVYKGKGAKLQRALINFFLDEAIDAGYNEVLPPLMVNEDSAYGTGQLPDKEGQMYFVGVDNLYLIPTAEVPVTNMYRNVILKATELPKKNVAFSSCFRREAGSYGKDVRGLNRLHQFEKVEIVQIQHPDKSYETLEVMRAHVASLLEKLELPYRVLRLCGGDVSFTAALTYDFEVYSTAQKRWLEVSSVSNFENYQANRMKLRFKDEKGKNKLAHTLNGSALALPRIMAALLENNQTEDGIKIPKALQPYTRFDIIN
- a CDS encoding TolC family protein, whose product is MKYTKIIILSLILVFGSNVLKAQKGEALSLKDAIDIMLEKNFDIQIVEKNLESAKLNNNLGSAGFYPMVDIGASQTNRYDNTKAVVTTNSRDEYVSNSIRPYAQLNWTLFNGFSARISKAKFELLENLSEGNVALVVENKIQAVVLAYYQALLNMEKLTTIEKVKKLSRDRYDYVQTKQSFGSAVSYDVLQAQNAFLSDSTTYLLQQLELKKSLLNLNLLLGVDKASKFYLTDDFTVLETDYDFATVEAQMLSNNKTIANQYINQEILKKNIDFSRTALYPSLRLSSGTDYANSGMNYVSLPRSTSYSYDFYANFSLSFNLFNGGRTRKAIQAAQIQEEIGKLGIDQMKQSLSNAMVTIFEMYSIRKQLLSVADLSLEKAKLNLELSTERFKSGAINSFNFRDIQLIYINAEFNRLEAVYNLLDANTEILRLSGSIISEFD
- a CDS encoding nuclear transport factor 2 family protein, translated to MNIKLNIVLLFVVGFSFTIFAQTEVKTDNQEKRSINRVLDSWHERASVADTTYFEMFADDAMYLGTDVKEIWTAKEFEDLYMSYFKKGNAWNFKKKDRNVYLGSFGNYAWVDESLDTWMGLCRGTAVMEKNSDGQWRIKHYSLTVLVPNDVITDYVKLLNRDE
- the rsmA gene encoding 16S rRNA (adenine(1518)-N(6)/adenine(1519)-N(6))-dimethyltransferase RsmA; translation: MTDYVKPKKHLGQHFLIDKAIARAIVDAINPSTENLLEIGAGTGVLTQYILDKKFPNFKIIEIDTESVNYLLHNFEGMEKVIIEADFLHFKLKNLFPKQFSLIGNFPYNISNQILFKTYEYRQQITEVVGMFQKEVAERIASKPGSKKYGILSVLLQAYYDIEYLFTVNEDVFNPPPKVKSGVIRLRRNNIEKLDCDEALFKMVVKTAFNQRRKTLGNALKSMGSKEWSEEYKLILSKRAEQLDVEDFILLAKQAAKTTHRD
- a CDS encoding efflux RND transporter permease subunit; the encoded protein is MRRLISAFVKYPFYANLIVATFLIAGLFSMSNMKKSFFPERETTTIMVNVAYPGASPKEMEEGVTTRIEEALRGLVGIKEITSTSSENFASVHVETTGKYDIDITLAEVKNAVDGISSFPVDAEKPIVFKRRSSTQAAFLGLSGDVDLLTLKKMADKIETDFYNSGIISQLSVSGYPDLEISVEISETNLLRYNLSFAEITNAIRNNNQDYSAGLLRNDKEEILIRSRQRSVDPNKIADIIIRAKADGSKIRIRDVATVKLQFAETPKQTVMNGKRSISFNVSKLGDEDLEEITQYLRGYAKEFNETHSNVELKITFDFLSLLLSRLDLLYRNGLMGLILVFITLSLFLNVRLSIWVAWGVPAAFLGMFIVASLMGITINMMSLFGMILVIGILVDDGIVIAENIFAHFEMGKSPMKAAVEGTLEVVPAIATSVATTVVAFTPLFLLTGRMQILYEMAFVVVASLIFSLFEAYFVLPAHLSNHKVLKRYVSEDGKDTTPWIRRKLNFLIHILRDKIYGKVLKFMIEWKWLSLGLPISAVMVTIGLFQGGFINYTFFPAMEFDQINVEIAFKPGSGEKKTLETLQHFEDVMWEINQELMDEYADTNNFVKYTFVNLGSAFNGTESGSHAGSLMISFRDMETSAISTSQISQRLRERIGKFQGAEKLNIGGRNRWGSPVSISLLGKNLKELEQAKNFLKTELKAFDELKDITENTSVGKREVQLKLKPKAYFLGLSQADIVNQLRYGFFGGQAQRMQSGKDEIRVWVRYPQSDRLNLGQLENVKIKTFAGEYPLMELVDYTITRGPVSIKHYNAAREVRVDAEMSDLYAPVPPVIKRINETVIPRLEANYPGVSVLYQGQQRDSNDAKGEMIKYFAIAFLLMVIIIMIHFKSFSQSFIIILIIPLGWLGAIWGHGLEGHAVSMLSAWGMVALSGVIINDSVVFLARYNDLLLKGYRIKEAVYQAGISRFRPILLTTITTVVGLYPLILEKSFQAQFLIPMAISLAYGVLFGTGFILVFFPPLILVLNELKRHYIGFKRVIGRLAGGKKVFDGTLLPDELEVEPSVRDSKRIIE
- a CDS encoding HlyD family efflux transporter periplasmic adaptor subunit, coding for MNIRKFLFGLTILILIGAVSYLSMVYLTSLKKKPEPPRVKKNIPLVKTQKVSYSNFSVDIVKQGRLSSNHKVELISEVQGKILSGDLPLKSGQSFKKGDLLFKIYDEEAKLALRASKSRFLTSVANVLPDIKYDFEQNYDAWMLFFNSIDLNSKLPELPKIKSEQEKIYLAGKNIFNDYFTIQSSEIRLAKYQVYAPFNGSFSQVYFQEGSIANPGTRVASIIRTDLLELEVSIQVEDVKWLKKDMSVDLLMNNKKIGSGKVSRISDFVDVESQSVLVYVNVPNSNNQKLYEGMYLDARFYGFKLNNVMKAPRAAVFNFDEVYLVKDNKLHKTRVNIVKVEQENLYISGLEEGGLLAVDLPLSAIDLMDVRTQEMKK